In Marisediminicola antarctica, one DNA window encodes the following:
- a CDS encoding ice-binding family protein, whose protein sequence is MKNFSSKVSARRLTALALAVAVTVGLSTAPSARPAFAAEAPIGLGTAESFAILAGTTVTNTDTPTVISGDVGVSPDAAVTGFPPGLVNNGEIHSADAVAAGAHADLTIAFDDAAGRLPVESGIIDLTGRELVSGVYSGGALGLTGTVTLVGDSSSVFIFQAASTLITGSGSRVALQGDINPCNVFWQVGSSATLGSGSEFVGTVLALTSIAAESAATVEGRLLARNGAVTLDANVITVPTDCAGDTTVVDDTPVAPPAVPVQGRATFTG, encoded by the coding sequence GTGAAGAACTTCTCGTCCAAGGTGTCGGCGCGTCGCCTGACCGCACTCGCACTCGCGGTCGCGGTCACCGTCGGCCTGTCCACCGCTCCGTCCGCGCGACCCGCGTTCGCCGCGGAGGCGCCCATCGGGCTCGGGACCGCCGAGAGCTTCGCCATTCTCGCCGGCACGACCGTCACTAACACCGATACCCCGACTGTCATCAGCGGCGACGTCGGCGTCAGTCCGGACGCCGCCGTGACCGGCTTCCCGCCGGGACTGGTGAACAACGGCGAGATCCATTCCGCGGATGCCGTCGCCGCCGGCGCGCACGCCGACCTCACGATCGCGTTTGACGACGCGGCCGGCCGCCTGCCGGTCGAGAGCGGAATCATCGACCTCACCGGACGCGAGCTCGTGTCGGGCGTCTACTCGGGCGGAGCTCTCGGGCTCACCGGCACCGTCACCCTCGTCGGCGACTCCAGCTCGGTGTTCATCTTCCAGGCCGCCAGCACCCTGATCACCGGGTCCGGCAGCCGTGTCGCCCTGCAGGGTGACATCAACCCCTGCAACGTGTTCTGGCAGGTCGGCAGCTCCGCGACACTCGGTAGCGGCTCGGAGTTCGTTGGAACGGTCCTCGCGCTGACCTCTATCGCGGCCGAGTCCGCCGCCACGGTCGAGGGCCGACTTCTCGCCCGCAACGGTGCCGTCACGCTCGACGCCAACGTCATTACCGTTCCCACCGACTGCGCCGGCGACACCACTGTGGTCGACGACACCCCCGTAGCGCCTCCGGCCGTGCCGGTCCAGGGCCGCGCGACGTTCACCGGATGA
- a CDS encoding L,D-transpeptidase family protein yields MIRGARPAGMIAAAVSAMLGAALLVGCASTEPARPAPSAPASAPGSPAPSPSPTPAPVGIAATADGASVAVHSAPDGELVDALPSPISSGAPLTFLLVEDRGDWLQVALAQRPNGSTGWIRASEVGLTRLEYSLVVSTAENTLSVFRNDELVEAYPAATGTGGTPTPLGSFYLTELLEPTNAGYGPFAFGLSAFSDVLTSFGGGPGQIGLHGTEDAASIGTAASNGCIRLSNDIITALAQVLPLGTPITIE; encoded by the coding sequence ATGATCCGAGGGGCGCGGCCCGCTGGGATGATCGCGGCGGCGGTCTCCGCCATGCTCGGCGCCGCGCTCCTTGTGGGGTGCGCGAGCACCGAACCCGCCCGGCCGGCACCATCCGCTCCGGCATCCGCGCCCGGCTCGCCCGCCCCATCGCCCTCACCGACTCCCGCTCCGGTCGGCATCGCGGCCACTGCCGACGGCGCCAGCGTCGCCGTGCACTCGGCTCCGGACGGCGAGCTCGTCGACGCTCTCCCGAGCCCGATCTCTTCGGGTGCCCCACTGACCTTCCTGCTCGTGGAGGACCGCGGCGACTGGCTGCAGGTCGCCCTGGCGCAGCGCCCTAACGGCAGCACGGGCTGGATCCGCGCCAGCGAGGTGGGCCTGACCCGGCTTGAGTACAGCCTCGTCGTGTCGACCGCAGAGAACACACTGTCGGTGTTTCGCAACGACGAGCTCGTCGAGGCCTACCCGGCGGCAACCGGCACCGGTGGCACCCCGACGCCGCTCGGATCCTTCTATCTGACCGAGCTTCTCGAGCCGACCAACGCCGGCTACGGGCCGTTCGCTTTCGGCCTGTCGGCCTTCTCCGACGTGCTCACAAGCTTCGGGGGTGGTCCGGGCCAGATCGGGCTGCACGGCACCGAAGACGCCGCGAGCATCGGCACCGCGGCAAGCAACGGATGCATCCGGCTCTCGAACGACATCATCACCGCCCTTGCGCAGGTTCTGCCGCTGGGCACGCCGATCACGATCGAGTGA
- the metG gene encoding methionine--tRNA ligase → MAAGDSFYIATPIFYVNDVPHIGHAYTEVAADVLARWHRQSGDDTWLLTGTDEHGQKILRTAVANDSTPQAWADKLVNESWLPLLQTINIDNDDFIRTTDERHESAVKIFLQKLYDDGFIYSGEYEGYYCVGCEEYKQLDDLLEAESGDYAGQLVCKIHTRPVEVLKERNYFFRMSDFQQKLLDLYESRPDFLQPDSVRNEIIQFVKSGLQDLSISRSSFDWGIKIPWDDSHVLYVWFDALLNYITAIGYGSDDDNFRRRWPATQLVGKDIARFHAVIWPAMLMAAGLEVPTRVFGHGWLLVGGEKMSKSKLTGIAPSQITETFGVDAFRYYFMSAINFGQDGSFSWEDLAARYQSELANGFGNLASRVIAMVNKYFDGAIPSPADYTEADLGIQWVVKQAAEKADAAIQRLAIHEAIAAVWTIVDELNGYITLQEPWALAKDEANRPRLGTVLYTAAEGLRALAVLLSPVMPDSTHKLWSAIGAAPELGHLTDQVIVDAGHWGQLPPASRVHSIDALFPRIESPEPAGV, encoded by the coding sequence ATGGCCGCTGGAGACTCTTTCTATATCGCGACCCCCATCTTCTACGTCAACGACGTTCCGCACATCGGGCACGCGTATACCGAGGTGGCGGCGGACGTTCTGGCCAGGTGGCACCGGCAGAGCGGTGACGACACTTGGCTGCTGACGGGAACCGACGAGCACGGGCAGAAGATTCTGCGCACCGCCGTCGCGAACGACTCGACCCCGCAGGCCTGGGCCGACAAGCTCGTCAACGAGTCGTGGCTGCCGCTGCTGCAGACGATCAACATCGACAACGACGACTTCATCCGCACGACCGACGAGCGGCACGAGTCCGCGGTCAAGATCTTTCTGCAGAAGCTCTACGACGACGGCTTCATCTACTCGGGCGAGTACGAGGGCTACTACTGCGTCGGCTGCGAGGAGTACAAGCAGCTCGACGACCTCCTCGAGGCCGAGTCCGGCGACTACGCCGGCCAACTCGTGTGCAAGATCCACACCCGCCCGGTGGAGGTGCTCAAGGAGCGCAACTACTTCTTCAGGATGAGCGACTTCCAGCAGAAGCTGCTCGATCTCTACGAGTCCCGCCCGGACTTCCTCCAGCCCGACAGCGTGCGCAACGAGATCATCCAGTTCGTGAAGTCGGGACTGCAGGACCTCTCGATCTCCCGCTCGAGCTTCGACTGGGGAATCAAGATCCCGTGGGACGACAGCCACGTGCTCTACGTCTGGTTCGACGCGCTGCTCAACTACATCACCGCGATCGGCTACGGCTCCGACGACGACAACTTCCGCCGCCGCTGGCCCGCCACGCAGCTCGTCGGCAAGGACATCGCCCGCTTCCACGCCGTCATCTGGCCCGCCATGCTGATGGCCGCCGGCCTCGAGGTGCCCACGCGCGTCTTCGGCCACGGCTGGCTGCTCGTCGGCGGCGAGAAGATGTCGAAGTCGAAGCTCACCGGTATCGCGCCGAGCCAGATCACCGAGACCTTCGGCGTCGACGCGTTCCGTTACTACTTCATGAGCGCGATCAACTTCGGGCAAGACGGCTCGTTCAGCTGGGAAGACCTCGCGGCACGCTACCAGTCCGAACTCGCCAACGGCTTCGGCAACCTCGCCTCCCGCGTCATCGCGATGGTCAATAAGTACTTCGACGGTGCCATCCCGAGCCCGGCCGACTACACCGAAGCCGACCTGGGCATCCAGTGGGTTGTGAAGCAGGCTGCGGAGAAGGCGGATGCCGCAATCCAGCGCCTCGCCATCCACGAGGCCATCGCGGCCGTGTGGACGATCGTCGACGAGCTGAACGGCTACATCACCCTCCAGGAGCCGTGGGCACTCGCCAAAGACGAGGCCAACCGCCCCCGCCTCGGCACCGTGCTCTACACCGCCGCCGAGGGGCTGCGCGCGCTCGCCGTGCTGCTGTCGCCCGTCATGCCCGACTCGACCCACAAGCTATGGAGCGCGATCGGCGCGGCCCCCGAGCTCGGGCACCTCACCGACCAGGTGATCGTGGATGCCGGGCACTGGGGCCAGCTGCCGCCCGCGAGCCGGGTGCACTCGATCGACGCGCTGTTCCCGCGCATCGAATCTCCGGAACCGGCGGGAGTATGA